A window of the [Chlorobium] sp. 445 genome harbors these coding sequences:
- a CDS encoding carotenoid 1,2-hydratase: protein MQISSSLKHDVWHDLTESGSYEWWYFDALDENQDCSFVAIWYSGFPFSPYYLQQYFKAQRSGHSCSANPLEHVAFSFNFYEHGREVINFIKEGDAPLFSASRNEPYARFERNEFRFDQSCQTYVLHLDFEMPSRHKKVRAKLYFKVRPLQGSKQLSRYSSSMHIHSWILASPSNDVSGEIEIHDGDQWRTLRFNGRGYHDHNYGRAPMNADIKHWYWGRAHSNDLDLVYYITTYKHAQQEPFSFLLLTQGDRVINIANNLKTLEHEQGKNLFSPSYGKRFSLMNSRIVFHIEHLKALDAGPFYLRFNSKFSLMREDGSSVEMTGISESLHPQSLNSRVVRHLIKSKILARRQTLHDVHTL from the coding sequence ATGCAAATCTCATCTTCTCTGAAGCATGATGTCTGGCACGACCTAACTGAATCTGGCTCTTACGAATGGTGGTATTTTGACGCCCTTGATGAGAATCAAGATTGCTCTTTTGTAGCAATCTGGTATTCGGGCTTTCCATTCTCGCCCTACTACCTGCAGCAGTATTTCAAAGCGCAGCGCTCTGGTCATTCTTGCTCTGCTAATCCACTCGAGCATGTTGCATTTAGCTTCAACTTCTATGAGCATGGTCGAGAAGTGATCAATTTCATCAAAGAAGGTGATGCGCCGTTGTTTTCAGCCTCGCGTAATGAACCCTATGCTCGTTTCGAGCGCAACGAATTTCGCTTTGATCAATCGTGTCAGACCTACGTGCTACATCTTGATTTTGAGATGCCTTCACGCCACAAAAAAGTGCGCGCAAAACTCTACTTCAAAGTGCGACCGCTTCAGGGCAGCAAACAACTCTCGCGCTATTCTTCCAGCATGCACATTCATTCTTGGATACTTGCATCACCTTCAAATGATGTGAGCGGTGAAATTGAAATTCATGATGGCGATCAGTGGCGCACCCTTCGCTTCAATGGCAGAGGCTACCATGACCATAACTACGGTCGCGCCCCAATGAATGCTGACATCAAACATTGGTACTGGGGCAGAGCACACTCTAACGATCTTGACCTTGTTTATTACATTACCACTTACAAACACGCACAACAAGAACCATTTAGTTTTCTTTTGCTCACACAAGGCGATCGTGTTATCAACATCGCCAATAACCTCAAAACCCTTGAGCACGAGCAAGGTAAAAATCTCTTTTCGCCCTCTTACGGGAAGCGGTTCTCACTGATGAATTCCCGTATCGTCTTTCACATTGAGCATCTCAAAGCTTTAGATGCTGGACCATTTTACTTGCGCTTCAATTCTAAGTTTAGCCTTATGCGTGAAGATGGCTCCTCAGTGGAAATGACAGGCATCTCAGAATCTTTGCATCCACAAAGCCTTAACTCGCGTGTCGTGCGGCACTTAATTAAGAGCAAAATTTTGGCGCGAAGGCAAACGCTCCATGATGTACACACTCTATAA
- a CDS encoding alpha/beta hydrolase, whose protein sequence is MLNIETKFITLSGYKHRYVEAGTGDALFLAHGFSSSLEIFEKVIPAFAQRYRVLALDLLGFGKSDKPVEVRYSLSFYAKLMLEFLQKTNACSGKNLYAIGHSMGGKYLLALSVLYPNTLTKLVVSNTDGFLYVPSFVRAASLWGVRHLVRRLVSSPAFVRQTMRSVYHDPSLITDEHFRRNVEMVKSRENFEAMMALNRDYRHLDLRRTGIRNRLKELRLPILILWGENDRFIPAKYAEIAKRELPSSTVHMIPNCGHVPMVEKPREFVEIVCKFLSD, encoded by the coding sequence ATGTTGAATATTGAAACGAAATTCATCACGCTCTCTGGCTACAAGCATCGCTACGTGGAAGCAGGTACAGGCGATGCGCTATTTCTTGCCCATGGATTTTCCTCTTCACTTGAAATTTTTGAAAAAGTTATTCCTGCCTTTGCCCAGCGTTATCGTGTCTTAGCCTTAGACCTTTTAGGTTTTGGTAAATCCGACAAACCCGTTGAAGTGCGCTATTCTCTCTCGTTTTATGCAAAATTGATGTTGGAGTTTTTGCAGAAGACCAACGCCTGTTCAGGTAAAAACCTTTATGCCATCGGGCATTCTATGGGCGGCAAATACCTGCTTGCACTCTCGGTGCTCTACCCTAACACACTCACGAAGTTGGTGGTTAGTAACACCGACGGGTTTTTGTACGTGCCCTCGTTTGTGCGTGCAGCAAGTCTCTGGGGTGTGCGTCATCTTGTTCGGCGTCTCGTCTCTTCACCTGCATTTGTGCGTCAAACCATGCGCAGCGTCTATCACGATCCTTCACTGATTACGGATGAGCATTTTCGGCGCAATGTCGAAATGGTTAAAAGCCGTGAAAATTTTGAAGCCATGATGGCGCTTAATCGTGACTACCGCCATCTTGATCTGCGTCGCACCGGCATTCGCAATCGTCTTAAAGAACTACGCTTGCCAATTTTGATTCTCTGGGGCGAAAATGACCGATTTATTCCTGCAAAGTATGCCGAGATTGCAAAACGCGAATTGCCCAGCAGTACAGTGCACATGATTCCAAATTGTGGACATGTGCCCATGGTTGAAAAACCACGCGAGTTCGTTGAGATTGTCTGCAAATTTCTTAGCGACTGA
- the bchJ gene encoding bacteriochlorophyll 4-vinyl reductase, which translates to MYSEKNTTARITAAASFMGKVPSGAPVAKMGPNGIIQTFNAIASQFGENAAQQALLTAGLEKYIAERPHEMVDEREFHRLVHSVCEHFDEDARNTILLNAGEGTAHYLLQARIPKAFQLLLKRLPTRWAAKLLLWSIAKHAWTFAGSGEFSYQVHSGIEATILVRESAHYEVALFFGGALQTLFQTLFKDPTDFNIQVVPSDQALLCRYSAQIITHQSNLEQQCA; encoded by the coding sequence ATGTATAGCGAAAAGAACACAACGGCGCGCATCACCGCAGCAGCGTCGTTCATGGGCAAAGTGCCATCTGGTGCACCTGTAGCAAAGATGGGACCGAACGGTATCATTCAAACTTTCAATGCGATTGCGTCGCAGTTCGGCGAAAACGCTGCACAACAAGCCCTGCTTACTGCGGGTTTGGAGAAGTACATTGCCGAACGCCCTCACGAGATGGTCGATGAACGCGAGTTTCATCGCTTAGTGCACAGCGTCTGCGAACACTTTGATGAAGATGCACGCAACACCATTTTGCTCAACGCTGGTGAAGGCACAGCGCACTACCTTCTGCAAGCACGCATTCCGAAGGCCTTCCAGCTTCTGCTTAAACGCTTGCCGACACGCTGGGCAGCCAAACTCTTGCTCTGGTCTATTGCCAAACACGCTTGGACCTTTGCAGGCAGCGGCGAATTCTCCTACCAAGTTCATTCTGGCATTGAAGCCACAATTTTAGTCAGAGAATCTGCACACTATGAAGTCGCACTTTTTTTCGGTGGAGCACTGCAAACCTTGTTCCAGACACTCTTCAAAGACCCGACCGATTTTAATATCCAAGTCGTGCCCTCCGATCAGGCGCTGTTGTGTCGATATTCAGCGCAGATTATCACGCATCAGTCTAATCTTGAACAACAATGCGCGTAA
- a CDS encoding MFS transporter, with translation MSLFQNFRLGLVHLSVTLTFVPITGVLNRVMIHEFEILASVVALLMVMPYLFSPLQVFIGRYADTHPIAGRRRTPYILTGALLCAIGLQLTPLAALAIAEKLVFAIPLALAGFGLWGIGYNLAVVSYLSLASELSTATERPRVVSVMWVMMILGSIASAILIGRALSPYSDAALIRVFQVVGLVSLSCVALGLWGIEPKVTLQRTAAPERLLPSVIFSELAKKAEVRIFFIYLVLMLASILGQDVLLEPFAAKAFEMSVKETTQLTAIWGTATLSAMLLYGFVLNRIFSRKQGARLGLLLAAGGLLTIAMSGLLSLKTSFLVGLAMLGFGTGIATSTNLALMLSMTPEGQVGLYMGAWGIADALSRALGNFLSGVWRDTLTYLLGSPLLGYVSVFFTQALLLGVSLLLLRHVSENLANKPRESLTESIVLAADAN, from the coding sequence ATGAGCCTCTTTCAAAACTTCCGGCTTGGGCTAGTGCATTTGTCTGTAACGCTCACCTTTGTGCCGATTACAGGGGTCTTAAACCGTGTGATGATTCACGAGTTTGAAATTTTGGCAAGTGTCGTCGCCTTGCTTATGGTCATGCCCTATCTTTTTTCGCCACTGCAAGTCTTCATCGGTCGCTACGCCGATACACATCCGATTGCAGGGCGACGACGCACGCCCTACATCCTCACGGGTGCACTCTTGTGCGCAATTGGCTTGCAACTTACACCCCTTGCTGCGCTCGCAATAGCAGAAAAACTTGTCTTTGCTATCCCGCTCGCTCTTGCTGGCTTTGGACTCTGGGGTATCGGCTACAATCTCGCCGTAGTCTCTTATCTGTCGCTTGCAAGTGAACTCTCTACAGCCACAGAAAGACCGCGTGTCGTCTCGGTCATGTGGGTGATGATGATTCTGGGCTCAATTGCCTCTGCAATTTTGATTGGGCGCGCACTCTCACCGTATTCAGATGCCGCACTCATCCGTGTCTTTCAAGTTGTCGGACTTGTCTCGCTCTCATGTGTCGCGCTTGGACTGTGGGGCATAGAACCCAAAGTAACGCTGCAGCGGACTGCCGCGCCAGAACGGCTCTTGCCAAGTGTGATTTTTTCAGAGCTCGCCAAAAAGGCAGAGGTCAGAATCTTTTTCATCTACCTTGTGCTGATGCTGGCGTCTATTCTTGGGCAAGATGTTCTGCTTGAGCCTTTTGCGGCAAAAGCCTTTGAGATGAGTGTCAAAGAAACAACACAGCTTACTGCTATCTGGGGCACTGCAACTCTCTCGGCGATGCTGCTCTATGGCTTTGTGCTCAATCGGATTTTTTCTCGCAAACAAGGCGCACGATTAGGACTACTGCTTGCTGCTGGCGGATTGCTCACGATTGCAATGAGTGGCTTGCTTTCGTTGAAAACTTCCTTTCTTGTCGGACTTGCCATGCTGGGCTTTGGCACAGGCATTGCCACCTCTACGAATCTTGCTTTGATGCTGAGCATGACGCCAGAAGGGCAAGTTGGACTCTACATGGGAGCGTGGGGCATTGCAGATGCCCTGTCGCGTGCATTAGGAAATTTCCTCAGTGGGGTCTGGCGCGATACACTCACCTACTTGCTTGGCAGTCCGCTTCTGGGCTATGTGAGTGTGTTTTTTACCCAAGCACTACTTTTAGGCGTCTCGCTCTTGCTCTTGCGCCACGTCTCAGAAAATCTGGCAAATAAGCCACGCGAAAGCCTGACAGAATCTATTGTACTTGCGGCAGATGCAAACTAA
- a CDS encoding ferredoxin:protochlorophyllide reductase (ATP-dependent) subunit B → MRLTYWMYEGTAHHGVGRLANSLKKVHAVFHAPLGDDYTLPIHTMLERTPDFPHATTSLVTGRDLAQGTNRLPLTLKQVEARFKPELIVVCASCSTILLQENLQQVIDTADVHTPVLLYDANPYRMTETESSDRLFTLLVRRFAQAQPLTAQPSVNFLGPISLGFHVRSDVIAMRRMLNVLGIQLNVIAPLGASLDDLRRLPAAWLNIAPYRETGQAAAKFLEDEFGTPALLETPIGVEPTLAWLEKLLQMINEVGAKQNAKPLHMPPLQAFSLDGLSAPSSLPWFSQTADMHSFSQKRAFVFGDATRTVAIVKFLRNEMGAQIAGAGTYLTKHADWVRKELQGYLSDDLLVTEAFQDVAKRIEAERPDIVCGTQMERHSCRKFDIPCMVIAPPTHIENHLLGYYPFIGFDGADVIADRIYTTAKLGLEKHLIDYFGSAGLDYEEAEKSGLSSKSNGQTATTASQSNESGHHDSSPTQAHQAAAKSHAPAAESATPQDIQWTDEALKMLKSIPFFVREKAKRNIEKYAKEHSLWLITPDVARQAKEHVGA, encoded by the coding sequence ATGCGACTGACTTACTGGATGTATGAAGGCACTGCACATCACGGCGTTGGACGACTTGCAAATAGCCTCAAAAAAGTGCATGCAGTCTTCCATGCTCCCTTGGGCGATGACTACACACTGCCCATTCACACCATGCTCGAGCGCACACCTGATTTTCCACATGCTACAACGAGCCTCGTTACTGGACGCGACTTAGCGCAAGGCACCAATCGCTTACCCTTGACACTTAAGCAAGTCGAAGCTCGCTTCAAACCCGAGCTCATTGTGGTTTGTGCCAGTTGCAGCACGATTCTCTTGCAAGAGAATTTGCAGCAGGTTATTGATACAGCTGATGTGCACACCCCTGTCTTGCTCTACGATGCCAATCCCTACCGAATGACTGAGACAGAATCCAGTGATAGGCTTTTTACTCTACTGGTGCGCCGCTTTGCACAAGCGCAGCCGCTCACTGCGCAGCCCAGCGTGAATTTTCTTGGACCGATTTCACTCGGGTTTCATGTGCGTTCCGATGTTATTGCTATGCGCCGAATGCTTAATGTGCTCGGTATCCAACTCAATGTGATTGCACCACTCGGCGCAAGCCTCGACGATCTGCGTCGCTTGCCTGCCGCATGGCTAAACATTGCACCGTATCGCGAAACAGGACAAGCCGCAGCGAAATTTTTGGAAGATGAATTTGGCACACCTGCTCTGCTTGAGACGCCAATTGGCGTCGAGCCTACATTAGCATGGTTAGAAAAACTCTTGCAGATGATCAATGAGGTTGGCGCAAAGCAAAATGCCAAGCCCCTGCACATGCCACCGCTGCAAGCCTTTTCACTCGATGGCTTGAGCGCACCAAGTTCTCTACCATGGTTTAGTCAAACAGCTGATATGCACAGTTTCTCGCAGAAGCGAGCCTTTGTGTTTGGCGATGCCACACGCACTGTAGCAATTGTCAAATTTCTGCGCAATGAAATGGGCGCACAAATCGCAGGCGCTGGCACATACCTGACTAAGCATGCCGACTGGGTACGCAAAGAATTGCAAGGCTATTTGTCTGATGACTTACTGGTCACCGAAGCCTTTCAAGATGTCGCTAAACGCATTGAAGCCGAACGCCCTGATATTGTGTGCGGCACGCAAATGGAACGCCATAGCTGCCGCAAATTCGATATTCCGTGTATGGTGATTGCACCGCCCACTCACATTGAAAATCATCTTCTGGGCTATTATCCCTTCATCGGCTTTGATGGCGCAGATGTCATTGCAGACCGCATCTATACCACTGCCAAACTTGGCTTGGAAAAGCACTTGATTGATTACTTCGGTAGTGCTGGTCTGGATTACGAAGAAGCTGAAAAATCGGGCTTGTCCAGCAAGTCAAATGGGCAAACTGCTACAACGGCTTCACAATCCAATGAGTCTGGACACCACGACAGCTCACCTACTCAAGCACATCAGGCGGCTGCAAAATCGCACGCCCCTGCAGCAGAGTCAGCAACACCGCAGGATATTCAATGGACGGACGAGGCGCTGAAAATGCTCAAAAGCATTCCCTTTTTCGTGCGTGAAAAAGCCAAACGCAACATCGAAAAATATGCAAAAGAGCACTCACTTTGGCTCATCACGCCAGATGTGGCGCGCCAAGCCAAAGAGCATGTTGGTGCATGA
- the bchN gene encoding ferredoxin:protochlorophyllide reductase (ATP-dependent) subunit N codes for MQQGNSIIREDNAIHSFCGLASVGWLYQKIRNSFFLILGTHTCAHFLQYALGVMIFAKPRFAVAMLEEADLSKDYVNLKPILEEIKADHHPSVIFLFSSCTPEVMKVDFEQLARSLSTPELPVLFAPASGLEFAFSQSEDSVLQALLPLCPVAAPHDKRVVFLGSINDATAEDFRREAEALGIPVAGFLPANYLHELPPIGAGTVVAPLQPYLAKVATRLSRERGAKVLSSLFPFGPDGTRQFWEDLAKEFGITLDLREREAAAWERIKTHTELLKGRRVFITADSLLELPLARFLKNAGANIAEVSSVYINKKFHAKELEQLSAVRIVEQPNFHRQVSDMQVQPPDLVITSLMTANPLIGKGITVKWSMEFVLMPLHGWSGTVSLAELLTRPLLRKAHLPKFDSALWTLNAMPSST; via the coding sequence ATGCAACAGGGTAATTCTATCATTCGGGAAGATAATGCCATTCACAGCTTTTGTGGTCTGGCAAGCGTAGGCTGGCTCTACCAAAAAATTCGCAACAGTTTTTTTCTCATCTTAGGCACGCACACTTGCGCACACTTTTTGCAGTATGCGCTTGGTGTGATGATTTTCGCAAAACCCCGCTTTGCTGTGGCTATGCTCGAAGAAGCCGATCTCTCCAAGGATTATGTCAATCTCAAACCGATTCTCGAAGAAATTAAAGCCGATCATCACCCGTCTGTGATTTTTCTTTTCTCGTCCTGTACGCCCGAGGTCATGAAAGTTGATTTCGAGCAGTTGGCTCGCTCACTCAGCACCCCAGAACTTCCCGTACTCTTCGCACCCGCAAGTGGATTGGAGTTTGCCTTCAGTCAATCGGAGGATTCTGTTTTGCAGGCACTCCTGCCGCTGTGTCCTGTTGCAGCACCACATGATAAACGCGTGGTATTCTTAGGGTCTATCAACGATGCCACGGCAGAGGACTTTCGGCGCGAAGCAGAAGCGTTAGGTATTCCTGTCGCAGGGTTTTTGCCCGCTAATTACTTGCATGAACTTCCGCCTATTGGCGCAGGAACAGTTGTTGCACCTTTGCAACCTTACCTTGCCAAAGTTGCTACGCGCCTTAGCCGTGAGCGCGGGGCAAAAGTGCTCTCATCGCTTTTCCCGTTCGGACCTGATGGCACACGCCAATTTTGGGAAGACCTTGCAAAAGAATTTGGCATTACTCTCGACCTGCGTGAGCGCGAAGCCGCCGCTTGGGAGCGCATCAAGACGCATACAGAGTTACTCAAAGGACGGCGTGTCTTTATCACCGCAGATTCACTGCTTGAACTGCCACTGGCACGCTTTCTGAAGAATGCTGGCGCCAACATTGCCGAAGTCAGCAGCGTCTATATCAACAAAAAATTTCACGCAAAAGAGCTTGAGCAACTCAGTGCCGTACGCATCGTTGAACAGCCGAATTTCCATCGCCAAGTCAGTGATATGCAAGTCCAGCCGCCCGATCTTGTCATCACCTCACTGATGACGGCTAATCCGCTTATTGGCAAAGGTATCACGGTCAAGTGGAGCATGGAGTTTGTGCTGATGCCATTGCATGGCTGGAGTGGCACAGTCTCGCTGGCAGAATTGCTTACGCGCCCATTGCTACGCAAAGCGCACCTACCCAAGTTTGATTCTGCGCTCTGGACACTGAATGCCATGCCAAGTTCAACCTAA
- a CDS encoding MFS transporter, whose amino-acid sequence MPAFAWSGRLRNSRIIVQLAILKVSVGWMYALLSSNFNRITIYELGIAAVLITTMLGVYHLASPFKVWFGKLSDERPLWGRHRTPYLLLGSMLSAIIFPALPLLAFEMSSGMVWAFVLGYVLLLLYGIGLDMAGSAHYALAAEVLPYNLRGIAVTAMFSMTIASTILSAAYIKFVMPVYTFETMQELYALTPFVVGISAILGLLGVEPRAPHAVRKQVATNLPSNVFKMMQAMLRHDKAIEQFFFFVLLSTAGIFLQDSILEVFGASVLAMSVKETTSFQQIWGGGALLSMVVMGIATAIRPMNKVHIALVGNYGTAIGLLLLVAVSLTEERTFLYTALLLMGISTGLHTLGTVTTMMDLTVENAKATYMGLWGFAIMIGHGMASLLSGGLVTLLIEQIGIAASVGYAIIFLFEAALLVMGAAMLFGINVQHFQQLHQRDLLLSLEAQAE is encoded by the coding sequence ATGCCTGCTTTTGCATGGTCTGGGCGGTTGCGCAATAGCCGAATCATCGTGCAACTTGCCATCTTGAAAGTCAGTGTCGGCTGGATGTATGCACTGCTCAGCAGCAACTTTAATCGCATCACGATTTATGAGCTTGGCATTGCCGCTGTGCTTATCACAACCATGTTGGGTGTCTATCACTTGGCGTCACCATTCAAGGTCTGGTTCGGCAAACTCTCTGACGAGCGACCGCTGTGGGGACGCCATCGCACCCCCTATCTCCTTTTGGGCTCCATGCTCTCGGCAATCATCTTTCCAGCATTGCCTCTGCTGGCATTTGAGATGAGTAGCGGTATGGTGTGGGCTTTCGTCTTGGGCTACGTGTTACTGTTGCTCTACGGCATCGGGCTGGATATGGCAGGCTCGGCACACTATGCACTCGCTGCTGAAGTTTTGCCCTACAACCTGCGCGGCATTGCTGTAACAGCTATGTTTAGCATGACCATTGCCAGCACGATTCTTTCTGCAGCTTACATCAAGTTTGTTATGCCCGTCTATACATTTGAAACGATGCAAGAACTCTATGCGCTGACCCCCTTCGTTGTAGGTATAAGTGCCATTCTTGGCTTGCTTGGTGTCGAGCCACGTGCGCCTCACGCTGTGCGCAAACAGGTTGCCACAAACCTGCCCAGCAATGTCTTCAAAATGATGCAGGCTATGCTTCGTCACGATAAAGCCATTGAGCAATTCTTCTTCTTCGTGCTGCTCTCTACTGCTGGCATCTTCCTTCAAGATTCAATTCTCGAGGTCTTCGGTGCCAGTGTCTTGGCAATGAGCGTCAAGGAAACCACATCATTTCAGCAAATCTGGGGCGGCGGCGCTTTGCTAAGCATGGTCGTAATGGGTATTGCTACAGCCATTCGCCCAATGAATAAAGTGCATATTGCGCTGGTCGGTAATTATGGTACCGCCATAGGCTTGCTGTTGCTTGTTGCTGTCTCACTGACTGAAGAGCGAACCTTTCTCTACACCGCTTTGCTCCTCATGGGCATCTCAACAGGCTTGCATACGCTCGGCACAGTAACAACCATGATGGATTTAACAGTGGAAAATGCCAAAGCCACTTATATGGGTCTCTGGGGCTTTGCGATTATGATTGGACATGGCATGGCAAGTCTCTTGTCGGGTGGCTTGGTTACGCTGCTTATTGAACAAATTGGTATAGCCGCAAGCGTCGGTTACGCTATCATCTTTCTTTTTGAGGCTGCATTGCTGGTGATGGGTGCAGCCATGCTCTTTGGTATCAACGTGCAACACTTTCAGCAACTCCATCAGCGCGATCTCTTGCTGTCGCTGGAAGCACAAGCTGAGTGA